In Accipiter gentilis chromosome 17, bAccGen1.1, whole genome shotgun sequence, one DNA window encodes the following:
- the ANO5 gene encoding anoctamin-5 isoform X6, which translates to MPWGGSPAPDSPPSSPISSRKARRKKKKKKKRKKKKAATMNRLGKKANETLIEMNLSADGEECNGPLCETISTAGSEVPSSSEERRKEFESNLQKAGLELETEDKKESEDGKIYFVKIHAPWEVLITYAEVLNIKVPIKENDIPSTVENPLDCMLAPLRLPEKVMHPEPDYFTAPFSKDKQELYLINDESTFFSPSMRNRIVNYILTRCPYGTEEGKKKFGIKRLLNNGTYSAAYPLHDCQYWKKANDPNCDNERYTLYMEWARFLRFYKEQPLDLIRKYYGEKIGIYFAWLGFYTEMLFLAAVVGLICFLYGLFTMDENMSSKEICDPAIGGEIIMCPLCDRECEYWRLNTTCQSSEYSHLFDNVATLFFAIFMGIWVTLFLEFWKRRQARLKYEWDLVDFEEEQQQLQLRPEYEAKCTQKKKNPVTQEMEPYLPVTSQAVRFCISGTTVLFWVSLIIASMIAVIVYRLAVYAAFASLMENTQTLQPISGLLTPQLATSVTASCLNFVIIMILNFLYEKIAIWITDMEIPRTHMEYENRLTMKMFLFQFVNYYSSCFYVAFFKGKFVGYPGAYTYMFNRWRNEECDPAGCLIELTTQLTIVMAGKQIWGNIQEAIVPWICNWWGRRKARNNPENLYSRWEQDHDLQIFGALGLFYEYLEMVIQFGFITLFVASFPLAPLLALMNNILEIRVDSWKLTTQYRRPVAAKAHSIGVWQEILNGMAILSVVTNAFIVAFTSDMIPRLVYYYAYSENEDSPMSGYINNSLSVFQISDFPDRNKPKLNPENFVICRYRDYRYPPDHERKYLHTMQFWHILAAKLAFIIIMEHVVFIVKFFVAWMIPDVPADVKAKIKREKYLTQKILHEYELEKLKERLCQGDKRATEKEFIATEGRMELSRAM; encoded by the exons gaaagaagaaaagaatttgagAGCAATCTGCAAAAAGCTGGTTTGGAACTAGAAACAGAAGacaagaag GAATCTGAAGATGGCAAGATTTATTTTGTGAAGATCCATGCCCCATGGGAGGTTCTGATCACATATGCAGAAGTGCTGAACATTAAAGTTCCCATCAAGGAAAATGATATTCCCTCAACGGTGGAGAACCCCCTGGACTGTATGCTTGCACCGCTCAGGCTCCCTGAGAAGGTGATGCACCCTGAACCGGATTATTTCACGGCACCGTTCAGCAAGGACAAGCAGGAGCTGTACCTCATTAATGACGAGAGCACTTTCTTCTCACCATCCATGAGAAACAGAATA GTTAATTATATTCTTACACGTTGCCCATATGGaacagaagaagggaagaaaaaatttgGGATTAAGAGACTGCTAAATAATGGCACCTATTCAGCTGCATATCCTCTTCATGAT TGCCAgtactggaaaaaggcaaatgatCCGAACTGTGACAATGAGAGATACACGCTGTACATGGAGTGGGCCCGTTTCTTGCGGTTCTACAAAGAACAGCCTTTGGACCTCATCAG GAAGTACTATGGTGAGAAGATTGGAATCTATTTTGCCTGGCTAGGATTTTACACTGAGATGTTATTCCTTGCAGCAGTTGTTGGcttaatctgttttctttatgGCTTGTTTACAATGGATGAAAATATGAGCAG CAAAGAAATCTGTGACCCTGCAATTGGAGGAGAGATCATCATGTGCCCTCTTTGTGACCGTGAGTGTGAGTACTGGAGACTGAACACGACCTGTCAGTCCTCAGAG TATTCCCATTTGTTTGACAACGTGGCAActcttttttttgccattttcatgGGCATATGGG TTACGCTTTTCTTGGAGTTTTGGAAGAGACGGCAAGCTAGACTGAAATATGAGTGGGATTTGGTTGATTTTGAAGAGGAACAGCAACAACTCCAGCTGAGGCCTGAGTACGAGGCAAAATGTACCCAAAAGAAGAAGAATCCTGTAACTCAG GAGATGGAGCCTTATTTGCCTGTAACTAGCCAGGCTGTGCGGTTCTGCATCTCGGGAACTACAGTGTTGTTCTGG GTGTCTCTGATTATAGCTAGCATGATAGCTGTGATCGTGTATCGTCTTGCGGTGTATGCTGCCTTTGCCAGCCTGATGGAGAACACTCAAACTTTACAGCCCATCAGCGGATTACTGACCCCTCAGCTGGCAACTTCAGTCACAGCCTCATGCCTGAATTTTGTCATCATCATGATACTGAATTTCTTATATGAGAAAATAGCCATCTGGATTACTGATATGG AGATTCCCAGAACGCATATGGAGTATGAGAACAGGCTCactatgaaaatgtttttgttccaGTTTGTCAACTACTATTCATCCTGCTTCTATGTGGCCTTCTTCAAAGGGAAGTTTGTTGGTTACCCAGGTGCCTATACATACATGTTTAATCGTTGGCGAAATGAAGAG TGTGATCCTGCGGGCTGTTTGATAGAATTGACGACACAGCTGACCATAGTCATGGCTGGCAAACAGATCTGGGGAAATATCCAAGAGGCCATTGTACC CTGGATTTGTAACTGGTGGGGACGCCGGAAAGCCAGAAATAATCCAGAAAATTTATACAGTCGCTGGGAGCAAGACCATGATCTGCAGATATTTGGAGCCTTAGGCCTATTCTATGAGTATCTAGAAATGG TCATTCAGTTTGGATTCATTACTCTCTTTGTGGCGTCCTTTCCCCTGGCTCCCCTTCTTGCTCTGATGAATAATATCCTGGAGATTCGAGTAGACTCCTGGAAGTTAACCACTCAGTACAGGAGACCTGTGGCTGCGAAAGCACATAGCATAGGAGTTTGGCAAGAAATCCTGAACGGAATGGCCATCTTGTCTGTTGTCACTAAT gcttttattgTTGCGTTCACATCAGATATGATTCCTCGTTTAGTTTACTACTATGCTTATTCTGAAAATGAAGACTCGCCTATGTCTGGGTACATAAACAATAGTTTGTCAGTGTTTCAAATCTCAGATTTTCCTGACAGGAACAAGCCTAAACTGAATCCGGAAAACTTTGTCATATGCAG GTACAGAGACTATCGATATCCTCCAGATCATGAGAGGAAATATTTACACACTATGCAGTTCTGGCACATTCTTGCTGCAAAACTGGCCTTTATAATTATTATGGAG catgTCGTATTCATCGTCAAATTCTTTGTAGCATGGATGATTCCTGATGTCCCTGCAGATGTGAAAGCCAAAATAAAACgtgaaaaatatttaacacagaaaatcCTCCATGAGTATGAACTTGAAAAACTGAAGGAGAGACTGTGTCAAGGTGATAAACGAGCCACGGAAAAGGAGTTCATCGCCACAGAAGGGAGGATGGAGTTATCCAGAGCAATGTAG
- the ANO5 gene encoding anoctamin-5 isoform X8 has protein sequence MIDKRHQSKDSIFFRDGVRRIDFVLSYVDDLNKEWEKKLERRKEFESNLQKAGLELETEDKKESEDGKIYFVKIHAPWEVLITYAEVLNIKVPIKENDIPSTVENPLDCMLAPLRLPEKVMHPEPDYFTAPFSKDKQELYLINDESTFFSPSMRNRIVNYILTRCPYGTEEGKKKFGIKRLLNNGTYSAAYPLHDCQYWKKANDPNCDNERYTLYMEWARFLRFYKEQPLDLIRKYYGEKIGIYFAWLGFYTEMLFLAAVVGLICFLYGLFTMDENMSSKEICDPAIGGEIIMCPLCDRECEYWRLNTTCQSSEYSHLFDNVATLFFAIFMGIWVTLFLEFWKRRQARLKYEWDLVDFEEEQQQLQLRPEYEAKCTQKKKNPVTQEMEPYLPVTSQAVRFCISGTTVLFWVSLIIASMIAVIVYRLAVYAAFASLMENTQTLQPISGLLTPQLATSVTASCLNFVIIMILNFLYEKIAIWITDMEIPRTHMEYENRLTMKMFLFQFVNYYSSCFYVAFFKGKFVGYPGAYTYMFNRWRNEECDPAGCLIELTTQLTIVMAGKQIWGNIQEAIVPWICNWWGRRKARNNPENLYSRWEQDHDLQIFGALGLFYEYLEMVIQFGFITLFVASFPLAPLLALMNNILEIRVDSWKLTTQYRRPVAAKAHSIGVWQEILNGMAILSVVTNAFIVAFTSDMIPRLVYYYAYSENEDSPMSGYINNSLSVFQISDFPDRNKPKLNPENFVICRYRDYRYPPDHERKYLHTMQFWHILAAKLAFIIIMEHVVFIVKFFVAWMIPDVPADVKAKIKREKYLTQKILHEYELEKLKERLCQGDKRATEKEFIATEGRMELSRAM, from the exons gaaagaagaaaagaatttgagAGCAATCTGCAAAAAGCTGGTTTGGAACTAGAAACAGAAGacaagaag GAATCTGAAGATGGCAAGATTTATTTTGTGAAGATCCATGCCCCATGGGAGGTTCTGATCACATATGCAGAAGTGCTGAACATTAAAGTTCCCATCAAGGAAAATGATATTCCCTCAACGGTGGAGAACCCCCTGGACTGTATGCTTGCACCGCTCAGGCTCCCTGAGAAGGTGATGCACCCTGAACCGGATTATTTCACGGCACCGTTCAGCAAGGACAAGCAGGAGCTGTACCTCATTAATGACGAGAGCACTTTCTTCTCACCATCCATGAGAAACAGAATA GTTAATTATATTCTTACACGTTGCCCATATGGaacagaagaagggaagaaaaaatttgGGATTAAGAGACTGCTAAATAATGGCACCTATTCAGCTGCATATCCTCTTCATGAT TGCCAgtactggaaaaaggcaaatgatCCGAACTGTGACAATGAGAGATACACGCTGTACATGGAGTGGGCCCGTTTCTTGCGGTTCTACAAAGAACAGCCTTTGGACCTCATCAG GAAGTACTATGGTGAGAAGATTGGAATCTATTTTGCCTGGCTAGGATTTTACACTGAGATGTTATTCCTTGCAGCAGTTGTTGGcttaatctgttttctttatgGCTTGTTTACAATGGATGAAAATATGAGCAG CAAAGAAATCTGTGACCCTGCAATTGGAGGAGAGATCATCATGTGCCCTCTTTGTGACCGTGAGTGTGAGTACTGGAGACTGAACACGACCTGTCAGTCCTCAGAG TATTCCCATTTGTTTGACAACGTGGCAActcttttttttgccattttcatgGGCATATGGG TTACGCTTTTCTTGGAGTTTTGGAAGAGACGGCAAGCTAGACTGAAATATGAGTGGGATTTGGTTGATTTTGAAGAGGAACAGCAACAACTCCAGCTGAGGCCTGAGTACGAGGCAAAATGTACCCAAAAGAAGAAGAATCCTGTAACTCAG GAGATGGAGCCTTATTTGCCTGTAACTAGCCAGGCTGTGCGGTTCTGCATCTCGGGAACTACAGTGTTGTTCTGG GTGTCTCTGATTATAGCTAGCATGATAGCTGTGATCGTGTATCGTCTTGCGGTGTATGCTGCCTTTGCCAGCCTGATGGAGAACACTCAAACTTTACAGCCCATCAGCGGATTACTGACCCCTCAGCTGGCAACTTCAGTCACAGCCTCATGCCTGAATTTTGTCATCATCATGATACTGAATTTCTTATATGAGAAAATAGCCATCTGGATTACTGATATGG AGATTCCCAGAACGCATATGGAGTATGAGAACAGGCTCactatgaaaatgtttttgttccaGTTTGTCAACTACTATTCATCCTGCTTCTATGTGGCCTTCTTCAAAGGGAAGTTTGTTGGTTACCCAGGTGCCTATACATACATGTTTAATCGTTGGCGAAATGAAGAG TGTGATCCTGCGGGCTGTTTGATAGAATTGACGACACAGCTGACCATAGTCATGGCTGGCAAACAGATCTGGGGAAATATCCAAGAGGCCATTGTACC CTGGATTTGTAACTGGTGGGGACGCCGGAAAGCCAGAAATAATCCAGAAAATTTATACAGTCGCTGGGAGCAAGACCATGATCTGCAGATATTTGGAGCCTTAGGCCTATTCTATGAGTATCTAGAAATGG TCATTCAGTTTGGATTCATTACTCTCTTTGTGGCGTCCTTTCCCCTGGCTCCCCTTCTTGCTCTGATGAATAATATCCTGGAGATTCGAGTAGACTCCTGGAAGTTAACCACTCAGTACAGGAGACCTGTGGCTGCGAAAGCACATAGCATAGGAGTTTGGCAAGAAATCCTGAACGGAATGGCCATCTTGTCTGTTGTCACTAAT gcttttattgTTGCGTTCACATCAGATATGATTCCTCGTTTAGTTTACTACTATGCTTATTCTGAAAATGAAGACTCGCCTATGTCTGGGTACATAAACAATAGTTTGTCAGTGTTTCAAATCTCAGATTTTCCTGACAGGAACAAGCCTAAACTGAATCCGGAAAACTTTGTCATATGCAG GTACAGAGACTATCGATATCCTCCAGATCATGAGAGGAAATATTTACACACTATGCAGTTCTGGCACATTCTTGCTGCAAAACTGGCCTTTATAATTATTATGGAG catgTCGTATTCATCGTCAAATTCTTTGTAGCATGGATGATTCCTGATGTCCCTGCAGATGTGAAAGCCAAAATAAAACgtgaaaaatatttaacacagaaaatcCTCCATGAGTATGAACTTGAAAAACTGAAGGAGAGACTGTGTCAAGGTGATAAACGAGCCACGGAAAAGGAGTTCATCGCCACAGAAGGGAGGATGGAGTTATCCAGAGCAATGTAG
- the ANO5 gene encoding anoctamin-5 isoform X7, which produces MGREQGAKILQRRRGRKCSYLKTPPRNWQNTDFKKSLKVRGHAAILHCHRQERRKEFESNLQKAGLELETEDKKESEDGKIYFVKIHAPWEVLITYAEVLNIKVPIKENDIPSTVENPLDCMLAPLRLPEKVMHPEPDYFTAPFSKDKQELYLINDESTFFSPSMRNRIVNYILTRCPYGTEEGKKKFGIKRLLNNGTYSAAYPLHDCQYWKKANDPNCDNERYTLYMEWARFLRFYKEQPLDLIRKYYGEKIGIYFAWLGFYTEMLFLAAVVGLICFLYGLFTMDENMSSKEICDPAIGGEIIMCPLCDRECEYWRLNTTCQSSEYSHLFDNVATLFFAIFMGIWVTLFLEFWKRRQARLKYEWDLVDFEEEQQQLQLRPEYEAKCTQKKKNPVTQEMEPYLPVTSQAVRFCISGTTVLFWVSLIIASMIAVIVYRLAVYAAFASLMENTQTLQPISGLLTPQLATSVTASCLNFVIIMILNFLYEKIAIWITDMEIPRTHMEYENRLTMKMFLFQFVNYYSSCFYVAFFKGKFVGYPGAYTYMFNRWRNEECDPAGCLIELTTQLTIVMAGKQIWGNIQEAIVPWICNWWGRRKARNNPENLYSRWEQDHDLQIFGALGLFYEYLEMVIQFGFITLFVASFPLAPLLALMNNILEIRVDSWKLTTQYRRPVAAKAHSIGVWQEILNGMAILSVVTNAFIVAFTSDMIPRLVYYYAYSENEDSPMSGYINNSLSVFQISDFPDRNKPKLNPENFVICRYRDYRYPPDHERKYLHTMQFWHILAAKLAFIIIMEHVVFIVKFFVAWMIPDVPADVKAKIKREKYLTQKILHEYELEKLKERLCQGDKRATEKEFIATEGRMELSRAM; this is translated from the exons ATGGGAAGAGAGCAAG GAGCAAAAATTCTacagagaaggaggggaagaaaatgtTCTTACCTAAAGACACCACCTAGGAATTGGCAAAATACAGACTTCAAGAAAAGCCTCAAAGTCAGAGGTCATGCAGCCATCCTGCACTGCCACAGGCAG gaaagaagaaaagaatttgagAGCAATCTGCAAAAAGCTGGTTTGGAACTAGAAACAGAAGacaagaag GAATCTGAAGATGGCAAGATTTATTTTGTGAAGATCCATGCCCCATGGGAGGTTCTGATCACATATGCAGAAGTGCTGAACATTAAAGTTCCCATCAAGGAAAATGATATTCCCTCAACGGTGGAGAACCCCCTGGACTGTATGCTTGCACCGCTCAGGCTCCCTGAGAAGGTGATGCACCCTGAACCGGATTATTTCACGGCACCGTTCAGCAAGGACAAGCAGGAGCTGTACCTCATTAATGACGAGAGCACTTTCTTCTCACCATCCATGAGAAACAGAATA GTTAATTATATTCTTACACGTTGCCCATATGGaacagaagaagggaagaaaaaatttgGGATTAAGAGACTGCTAAATAATGGCACCTATTCAGCTGCATATCCTCTTCATGAT TGCCAgtactggaaaaaggcaaatgatCCGAACTGTGACAATGAGAGATACACGCTGTACATGGAGTGGGCCCGTTTCTTGCGGTTCTACAAAGAACAGCCTTTGGACCTCATCAG GAAGTACTATGGTGAGAAGATTGGAATCTATTTTGCCTGGCTAGGATTTTACACTGAGATGTTATTCCTTGCAGCAGTTGTTGGcttaatctgttttctttatgGCTTGTTTACAATGGATGAAAATATGAGCAG CAAAGAAATCTGTGACCCTGCAATTGGAGGAGAGATCATCATGTGCCCTCTTTGTGACCGTGAGTGTGAGTACTGGAGACTGAACACGACCTGTCAGTCCTCAGAG TATTCCCATTTGTTTGACAACGTGGCAActcttttttttgccattttcatgGGCATATGGG TTACGCTTTTCTTGGAGTTTTGGAAGAGACGGCAAGCTAGACTGAAATATGAGTGGGATTTGGTTGATTTTGAAGAGGAACAGCAACAACTCCAGCTGAGGCCTGAGTACGAGGCAAAATGTACCCAAAAGAAGAAGAATCCTGTAACTCAG GAGATGGAGCCTTATTTGCCTGTAACTAGCCAGGCTGTGCGGTTCTGCATCTCGGGAACTACAGTGTTGTTCTGG GTGTCTCTGATTATAGCTAGCATGATAGCTGTGATCGTGTATCGTCTTGCGGTGTATGCTGCCTTTGCCAGCCTGATGGAGAACACTCAAACTTTACAGCCCATCAGCGGATTACTGACCCCTCAGCTGGCAACTTCAGTCACAGCCTCATGCCTGAATTTTGTCATCATCATGATACTGAATTTCTTATATGAGAAAATAGCCATCTGGATTACTGATATGG AGATTCCCAGAACGCATATGGAGTATGAGAACAGGCTCactatgaaaatgtttttgttccaGTTTGTCAACTACTATTCATCCTGCTTCTATGTGGCCTTCTTCAAAGGGAAGTTTGTTGGTTACCCAGGTGCCTATACATACATGTTTAATCGTTGGCGAAATGAAGAG TGTGATCCTGCGGGCTGTTTGATAGAATTGACGACACAGCTGACCATAGTCATGGCTGGCAAACAGATCTGGGGAAATATCCAAGAGGCCATTGTACC CTGGATTTGTAACTGGTGGGGACGCCGGAAAGCCAGAAATAATCCAGAAAATTTATACAGTCGCTGGGAGCAAGACCATGATCTGCAGATATTTGGAGCCTTAGGCCTATTCTATGAGTATCTAGAAATGG TCATTCAGTTTGGATTCATTACTCTCTTTGTGGCGTCCTTTCCCCTGGCTCCCCTTCTTGCTCTGATGAATAATATCCTGGAGATTCGAGTAGACTCCTGGAAGTTAACCACTCAGTACAGGAGACCTGTGGCTGCGAAAGCACATAGCATAGGAGTTTGGCAAGAAATCCTGAACGGAATGGCCATCTTGTCTGTTGTCACTAAT gcttttattgTTGCGTTCACATCAGATATGATTCCTCGTTTAGTTTACTACTATGCTTATTCTGAAAATGAAGACTCGCCTATGTCTGGGTACATAAACAATAGTTTGTCAGTGTTTCAAATCTCAGATTTTCCTGACAGGAACAAGCCTAAACTGAATCCGGAAAACTTTGTCATATGCAG GTACAGAGACTATCGATATCCTCCAGATCATGAGAGGAAATATTTACACACTATGCAGTTCTGGCACATTCTTGCTGCAAAACTGGCCTTTATAATTATTATGGAG catgTCGTATTCATCGTCAAATTCTTTGTAGCATGGATGATTCCTGATGTCCCTGCAGATGTGAAAGCCAAAATAAAACgtgaaaaatatttaacacagaaaatcCTCCATGAGTATGAACTTGAAAAACTGAAGGAGAGACTGTGTCAAGGTGATAAACGAGCCACGGAAAAGGAGTTCATCGCCACAGAAGGGAGGATGGAGTTATCCAGAGCAATGTAG